The sequence below is a genomic window from Acetivibrio clariflavus DSM 19732.
AATTGAATTTATGTCACCGTCAAAGTTAATGTCACCAAGTTTAATATCTCCAGTTTCTCCACCGCCACTTCCACCTTTTGGTGGTTTATAACCGAATATTTCAGCTATACCTAAAGCAACAGCATAGTCAACTTGGTGCCAGAATCTGTGGAGAGTATATTCAAACGGTATTCCTTGCTCAGCCTGTTTTTTGAGTCCTTCATACCAAGGATCGTCCTTGTATTTTGAACGAATGTCTATGAACTTAACGCCTTGCTGGATAACGTCACCGTTAGGCATTTTTCCTGTCCAACCGGCAGGAATAAATACTTCCTGTGTGAATATACGGTTAAGTGATTCATTAGTCTCTTTTACACCTACTCCGTATTGGTCACGGCATGTATCCCATACTACTTGTAACATAGCCAATGCTTTATCAGCAGCTTTCTTTCCAAGTGTAGTATTTCCATTCCATCTCTGAGTAGCTTGATCGTAGAATAAGAAAGCGTTGGCGAGTGAGCCTGTAATACCTATATCATTACCGTAATTTACTACTTTACAATGCAAGTTGTTATTTGAAGGCTTAGTTCCTCTCCATGTATCAGGCTGTCCTGACCATTCCAATGTAGCAGGTATCTTCCATGTACCAGCTTCTATATCAGCTTCACATACAGACTCTGCCCAAGCAACCCACTTGTCGCAGATTTCTTTAGCCAAGGAATCACCTGTTTCATAGTAAACTTCACACATACGCTGCATTGACCATGCCTGCATACCGAACCAGTTGTTACTTGGTGGGTCTGCATAAACAGGAGCATAAGTATAAGCCATATCATAGAAGGTTGAAGCACCATTATATGATTTGTATTGTCCACCAACTGAGTTTGTAACACCACCAGCTATAGCACCCTCAGCAGATTGCAACCAAGCATAAAGTTCAACCTGTCTCTTGAAGCTTGAATTCCAGTCTTTTGCACCATTTGCAGACTTAGGTTTCAAATCAGGATCATTAGCCAAAGCATAAGCAGCCAATGGAGCTTGATAACCCCAGTGAACATGGCTACAACCTATCTTCCATGACCAGTCACCTGCTATAGCACCACCCCATGCGTAGTACCAAGCCAAGAGATAGTGGCATGAATCGTATCCGCTTGCAGGAGTCTTTCCTTGTGCTCCAATTTTCATGAAGTACTTGTCAAACATTGAATATCTCAAATAGTCTCCGAGTTTTGCAGCTTTTGCATTGAGTGTACTTAAGTTCTGGCCTTGCTCTTTTGCCCATTTATTTGCCCAGTACTGAACCTGTATCAAACGTCCGTCTGCGTCTGAAGCAATAGTAAATGCCCATTTAGGTTGAGTTTCTCCTGCAGTAAACAGATCGGAGAATCCTTGTCTTCCACCGTATTTAAACTCTTCTATTGATGGATGCGGAACAGTTTCGAAAACTGATTCCTGCTCACCTCTCTGATATGTATTTATAAATGTACAATTAGTGCCAGTACCATATCCATACCAGTTGTCAACGTCTACCAACCAGTGCATACCATACATTGCATAGGTATTGTATGCAGATACAAGTTCCTGGTGGATTGGGTCTTGCCCAACGGTAACATTTGATTGAATTTGTGCCGGATAATCATCTGGAAGTGGGAACTCATCAGCATAACCGGCAGGAGAAGATGGGTTATATCTGTTCATACCCTTCTGGATTGACTCTGATGGAATGAAATATTTTTCAACTACATTCCAAGCTTCTGTCAAACCAGACCATTTTCCGTTAAGTTTTCCATTTACAGCTTCCAACCATGCATAATAACTTGCAGCTTCACTGGTTGATTCATGACCGTAATCAGGCGCTTCAACACACAGTGTCTCAACTGAGTGATAAGGTATACCTTCAGAGTCAAAGTATCCATTTGCCGGATCATGAATTTTGTTATACATGTAATTAAATCTGTCTTTAAAAGTGTCAGAGTCAGCTTTTACCTTTGCTGCCGGCTGAATAGACGATGCCAATAAAGCAAAAGCCAATAAAAACATTGCAGTTTTTTTCATGTTTTTAATATCCTCCCTTCAGAAATTAAAAAACTAATAATTATTCCCACTGCTTTTGCAAAAAAAGCATTTCACAAAAGCATTTCAGGACAAGCGAACTTAAAAAGGTCTTGCACTTTCCGACATACCTATCGAGTCAATCAAAGTTGAAATTTTTATTATCGTTTTAGGACGAAATTCACCTCCTGGAATATAATGAACTTCTATAAAAAATCAAAACTATAAATAAAGTTAACCAATTAACTTAGCAAAGCACAAAACTATTCCTGTTATCGTTGATAAAGTAGGGTGTCACTTCAGATACAACAATGATTTGGTGAGATGCTTGTGAAATGAATTTCTAAAGATACACTACAAGTAAAATACAAATTTAAATACTACAATTTGTTCTAAGCGAACCTCGCTTGTTATCCAATCCCTAACAAAACAATCTATATTAATCTTTTAAATCTTACTGTGCCACCTCCAAAGGATATACCCTGTAAAAAGATACTCGGCGTTTATTCTTTTTGATTAAAAAATATTAATAACATTATCGTTATTCTCTATATCTATTCGATGGTATTATAATTTTTTAGGGGGCATTAAAGAAAATTTTTTATTAAATTTTTTCAGCTTTTTATTTTAAAAAATTCACCTTATTAGATAAATAAACCTTTTATTGCAAAACATCCTAATAATAAATAATACCCTACAATATTATAATAGCATTTACTCCTGCCTTTTTCAAGAAATACTTTAACCATAATGTTCCTAATTATTTGTACAACTTTAATAAGGTTCAATTCCCCATACAAGTTTATCGGAAATATATACGGTCATCTTATCCCAATAGGAAAAAGTCGAATTTCCCTGCAAAAATGACCAATCATCTTCCTGATTGAATTCAGTCCAATCATCTCTTGTAATTGCACCAAATACCCAAGCAGCATCTCCGGGAGGTATACTGCCCTTTTCAAAAGTCACTTCAAGGTATTTGTGGGAAGAATCGGATTGTCTAATGTTATAAACTTTTCCCTTGACATCATTCTTCTCATCTCCCAGGCTGTAAAAATAAACTGCAAAATTGATATTTTTATAGTCATCTTTAAAATAATACCTTACTTTTACATTCCTTAAATCAATATACGAATTGCCTGTATTTTCAATAACAAAGTCCCAACGTATAGCTTTGCTGTAAAGGCTCTGTTGTTCATTGTAATGCTTTAGCTTAAGTATTTTATTCCCTTCAGAGGCGCTTCGATGATCTGAATCCTTGGTCGGTTGAGCTGAAGAATCAGACACTGCTCCACTGTTTTGGCTGTTCCTCGGCAGCTCAACCAATGTAGATATCGGAGTCGGTGTAACAATATTCTTCGGTGTTTGTTCGGAATCGGCCGTTTCTTCCGGAATCAATGCATTGGCAGGATTGCTCTCAGATCCTTTAGTGCCTTGAGCCGAACTTTCAATTTCTTTTTCCTCAATAATTTTCATCAAATCGGATATCTTCATTGAATTTATTTTATCAATTGATATATTTTCCCCCAATTTGTTCAATTTTAGATACAAATCATATTTGCCCATTGAAATATCATACCTAAGGGCCGCCTCCCTCACCTCAGAAGCTATCCTTAATGTTTTTCCGTCAATATTACTGTCAAGCCCCTCTATTTCTCTTTCTATTTCATTAAGCAGTTTATCTATATCTGAAAAGCTGGAATTACCGTTCGTACCAGCCTTTTTATTTTCGTCCATTAAAGAAGCAGAAATTAATATATCAGTCTTTTCTTTTGCATCTATATAGCCACGCTTTTTTGACTCTTTAACAATTTCCACTACCACAACCTCAATAGGCTTATGTTTTACATTGATATCACCAATCAATTTAGCTGCATCGTCATTTAAAGCAATCGCTTTTATTACTTTGTAATTCTCATCAATACCGAATTCCATGCTTGGATTTATATCAACAGCTACGTAGCCATATATGTCAATGTTGACCGGCATTATTCTTAAAAATGCCAGTATTAAGACACATACTGCCGCAAGTCCTACACCTATAGAGGCAAACTTGTAATATTTTTTTCCAAGCCGGCAGATATCTTCATCATCAAAGGCAATCTGCTGACCTAAAAAAATATCTTCACGTCTTCGTATCATAACAAAATTTCCGTCTCGAGTTAAAACAACAGCCTTGTCATTTTTTATGTCATATACAATTCCGTAATTATTCACCCCTTTTCCCTCCCTTCTCGGCAATACTTAAATAACTCTTTGAAATTTCAAGGTTGCTCTTTAAAATCAGACACACTGCGATTATATACTTTCTATGCCTTCCTATAGTTCTTCCATGAACACCGGCTCTTCTCTTAAGGTCATTTCTTGGAATATTTTTGTATTTATACAATTGTCTGAACAATTCCTCATCATTGGCAAGAATTGAAGCTATTTTAAGGCATAATTCCCTTGAATCTTTGTGTTTGGGTACGTTTAAAATCAAATCCTCCAAACTTATTCCAAACTCTCTTAATGTTTCCTTATATTCAATGATTTCATCTATCTGCTCAATATCTTCAAAGCTCTTATCATGAACAGAACTTACATACTTTTCAAGGAACTCAGTTTCATCTTCAAAATATGAAAAGGGAATCTCTTTGTTTCCTTTGTCCTTTCTCATATGGTCGATCAAACGTTTTTTTATAACATGTTCACTAAACAGCAGAAAGTTATAGTTTTTTGTCAAGTCATAGCAATCTATTGCTTCATTGAAAGCAGATAATACAATACTGTATTCATCGCTATTGTTTACATCAATATACTTTCCGGTAAAATTCGATGCAATTTTCAATATGAAAGGAGTATACTTCGCTAAAAACTCTTCTCTTAAAAGGTTATCGCCTTCTTTTATAAGTCTAAGCGTAGAAATGAATTCATCATTAGAAGGCTTATCGCTTAATCTGTTCATGCCAAATTTTGAGAGATTTACCTTCAACTACATCCTGCTCCTTTCATAATAAAAATTCGCAAAAATAAATAATTTGGTATCCACTCTTAATTAAAGATTTATCCCATTTCCTTACTATAGAGTAAGTTTACAAATTTATAATCCCAAATTTCAATGAATTATTCAAAAATGTTGGTATCACACAAAACAACCGTCCTGCATTTATACTTACAGGACGGATTATTCGAAGCCATAAAGTATTGTTCCTGCAGTCAAAACAGTTGTATTTTGCCATTATTGCCTGACAACTAATACTTGCAGCCAAAGCTAAACTTCTTAATTTCCATAGCAGTATCATTTCTGAATTAATTTCAATCAGACATCTATGCTGTATAAAACGTATACTAATAATAAACAAATATAATTATTAAAACAAATAAGAGGTGCTTTAACAATGAGAAAATTATATCTTTCCAATAAAGATAAAAAAATACAAGGTGTTTGCGGAGGCATAGCCGAATATCTTGGCATTGACTCTTCTATTATCAGGATTATTTGCGTGTTGCTTGCCTTTGCTTCCTTTGGTTCTGCAATACTGGCGTATATTGCTTGTTGCTTAATTATACCAGAAAAACCGTACTCAAGTGACTGGTAATTATATTTGGCTTAAATCAGAATTTCTCCGGTAAATTTTCGACAGCATAGCATTAATCTATATTACAACGTTTATTACTTAAAATACTAAATAAAGCCTTTTTGACATTGTTTCCTAATTATTTCCGGTGGCATTGTAACAGCTTTTTTGTTTGGCATTACCGAATATATTCTTTACAATGCCACAGTTTATATTCTGTATTATATTCGCTATATATTATTTGTCACTGTTTTATGGCTCGCATCATCTTAATTCCATCATTTTTGAAATATCCTTTACACTCTCGGAAAAGGCTTCTACGTTCTGATTAAGATCTCTTGTTTCTTCATCACTCATCTGTTCCTTCAATTCCGATGCTTCTATTATAGCTTCTATTCTTTGAAGAGAACTTAATATAAAATGAAGTTTAGATTCACATTCATCCAAATTACTTTTTATACCAGCCAGTTCTTCCAATGTACGCTGTTTCTCCTCAAGGGTTTTTTGATATGTTTCTTTTGCACTATCCCCTGAAGCATTTCTAAGTTTGTTCTGCAGCATGCTTATTTCCGATTTTATCTTGCCATCTTTCCCGCGTAAAAACTCGGAACTCTTTCTATAACTTGCAACAATATCGGGTATTATAGTTTCAAAGTTCACTATTTCCTCCATAAATCTCGATATGATCATATATTTGCTGTTGTCTTTTGCCCTTCGTTTAAGATTGGTCAAAACCCGGTTTATGTCTTTAATCAGCGGTGTAAGTTTATCCCTAACCTTGCAAAGTTCATCCAAATTGCTTCCCTCTAGAACTTCTGAATTCTTTCCGGACAATAGACTTGCAATAGATGAAAGGAGAAAAAGTATTCCTCCCAACCCCAGTATTATAGCTGCAAAGTTACGAAAAACAGCCGATAATATTATAGTGCCCAAAGCAATTACTATGTTGGGTTTGCTGAGAATGGCTCTAAAAAAACATCTAAAGTTCATTGCTATATCCCTCTGCTAATTTTTTATATATTTTTTCACATCAGACTTAAAATGGTAAACTAAATACAGGAAATCTTATAATGATTTATATACCTATTATTATTTTTATAATAGTATATTAATATAAAAATTACAATTGTCTTTAATAAATAAACTTATTAAACACCAACCGGCAAGTAATTAAAAATGCCTAACAGGTATCCCTTCAAAAGGGCAAAGTCAATCGAATCCACATTACCGTCACAATTCACATCTGCAGCTTTTTTACCGTTCACATAGGGAAATTCACTGCTAAAACCAAGAAGGTAACTTTTAAGCAGGGCATAATCAATTGAATCTACACGTTTATCGCCATTGATATCTCCATAGACAAATTCATTGTTGGTTGGTTTTGGAGTTGTACCAATCGGTGTAGGAGGTAATGTCGGCGTAGGTGTGGATGTCGGCAAACCGCTGTTGTTGCTCAAAAAAGCATCCAATGCAATGGTTGGCCTTCCATTTGTATTCCAGGCACCTTTTCCATAGCCTGCCCAATTATAGCATTGAGGTTCCCAATAAAATACCCCAAGTCCTTTCCCACCGGGAACAGAGGCAACCTTTTGGAGCAAGTCTGTAATCATCTCTTTTGCAGCACTTGCAGCATTGCTAGCCATCCCCACTTCACAAATCATAACTTCTTTTCCGTATCTTGACACCATATCGTTCATGTTATAAAGGCATTGATTGTTTAAAGTCCACCAATTGTCGGGTTCAGGATATAAAGACATACCTATTACATCGAACTTTGCACCATTGTTCCTCAGTCCGTCAAACATCCACCGGAACAAACTGTTATCATATCCGTTCGATAAATGGACAATTACCTTTGTTTCAGGAAATACTGCTTTTACAGCATCATATCCGCTGTTTATCATCCACGCAAAGTTTCTCATATTAACCGATGCCTTTCCGTCTTCCCACAGCATGCCGTTATTGGTTTCATTGCCCACCTGTACCCATTCGGGTATGACACCGTTGACTTTCAACGCACTTAAAACATCATAGGTATGATTGTAAATATCAGTATACAGCTGATTGGTACTGTGATTTGCCCACGCAGCAGGTTTATACTGTTTCCCCGGATCTGCCCATGAGTCGCTGTAGTGGAAATTAATCATGATTCTAAACCCCATGTTTTTACAGCGCTTAGCCATTTCTACCACTTCGTCTTTACTGCAGTGGCCATTATATGGATCATTCGAAGGATTAACCCATACTCTAAGCCGGATGGAATTTATCCCATGTTCTTTTAATATTTGCAGGCAATCCTTCTGTACTCCATAATCGTCATAAAACTTATACCCCTTAGCTTCCATCTGAGGAAGCCAGCTTACATCGGCACCATTGGCAAAAGACGCCGCTTGGATAGGAGCAGGTGAAAACACACCTGTGTAAAAATTAAGAACAACAGACAAACAAAACACCACTGCTATACTAGGCAAAAATATTCCTCTTTTCATTTCCATCCCCTCTATAAATTTATACCTTCTCAATTTGCCGGCTTTAATCTGCAGATAACTTTTTCTTTTTATAAAAAAACCGATAACACTATAAATGCTACCGGTTTTACAGCAAAGAAAATATTACATAAAAGTTCGGATAATAAAAACTATTTTCTTTTACCCAATATTCTCAATATATATAAGAATAGGTTAACAAAGTCAAGGTACAGAATAAGTGCACCGACAATAGCTATA
It includes:
- a CDS encoding glycoside hydrolase family 48 protein, producing the protein MKKTAMFLLAFALLASSIQPAAKVKADSDTFKDRFNYMYNKIHDPANGYFDSEGIPYHSVETLCVEAPDYGHESTSEAASYYAWLEAVNGKLNGKWSGLTEAWNVVEKYFIPSESIQKGMNRYNPSSPAGYADEFPLPDDYPAQIQSNVTVGQDPIHQELVSAYNTYAMYGMHWLVDVDNWYGYGTGTNCTFINTYQRGEQESVFETVPHPSIEEFKYGGRQGFSDLFTAGETQPKWAFTIASDADGRLIQVQYWANKWAKEQGQNLSTLNAKAAKLGDYLRYSMFDKYFMKIGAQGKTPASGYDSCHYLLAWYYAWGGAIAGDWSWKIGCSHVHWGYQAPLAAYALANDPDLKPKSANGAKDWNSSFKRQVELYAWLQSAEGAIAGGVTNSVGGQYKSYNGASTFYDMAYTYAPVYADPPSNNWFGMQAWSMQRMCEVYYETGDSLAKEICDKWVAWAESVCEADIEAGTWKIPATLEWSGQPDTWRGTKPSNNNLHCKVVNYGNDIGITGSLANAFLFYDQATQRWNGNTTLGKKAADKALAMLQVVWDTCRDQYGVGVKETNESLNRIFTQEVFIPAGWTGKMPNGDVIQQGVKFIDIRSKYKDDPWYEGLKKQAEQGIPFEYTLHRFWHQVDYAVALGIAEIFGYKPPKGGSGGGETGDIKLGDINFDGDINSIDYALLKAHLLGINKLSGDALKAADVDQNGDVNSIDYAKMKSYLLGISKDF
- a CDS encoding PspC domain-containing protein, whose amino-acid sequence is MRKLYLSNKDKKIQGVCGGIAEYLGIDSSIIRIICVLLAFASFGSAILAYIACCLIIPEKPYSSDW
- a CDS encoding anti-sigma-I factor RsgI family protein, giving the protein MNNYGIVYDIKNDKAVVLTRDGNFVMIRRREDIFLGQQIAFDDEDICRLGKKYYKFASIGVGLAAVCVLILAFLRIMPVNIDIYGYVAVDINPSMEFGIDENYKVIKAIALNDDAAKLIGDINVKHKPIEVVVVEIVKESKKRGYIDAKEKTDILISASLMDENKKAGTNGNSSFSDIDKLLNEIEREIEGLDSNIDGKTLRIASEVREAALRYDISMGKYDLYLKLNKLGENISIDKINSMKISDLMKIIEEKEIESSAQGTKGSESNPANALIPEETADSEQTPKNIVTPTPISTLVELPRNSQNSGAVSDSSAQPTKDSDHRSASEGNKILKLKHYNEQQSLYSKAIRWDFVIENTGNSYIDLRNVKVRYYFKDDYKNINFAVYFYSLGDEKNDVKGKVYNIRQSDSSHKYLEVTFEKGSIPPGDAAWVFGAITRDDWTEFNQEDDWSFLQGNSTFSYWDKMTVYISDKLVWGIEPY
- a CDS encoding glycosyl hydrolase 53 family protein, which encodes MKRGIFLPSIAVVFCLSVVLNFYTGVFSPAPIQAASFANGADVSWLPQMEAKGYKFYDDYGVQKDCLQILKEHGINSIRLRVWVNPSNDPYNGHCSKDEVVEMAKRCKNMGFRIMINFHYSDSWADPGKQYKPAAWANHSTNQLYTDIYNHTYDVLSALKVNGVIPEWVQVGNETNNGMLWEDGKASVNMRNFAWMINSGYDAVKAVFPETKVIVHLSNGYDNSLFRWMFDGLRNNGAKFDVIGMSLYPEPDNWWTLNNQCLYNMNDMVSRYGKEVMICEVGMASNAASAAKEMITDLLQKVASVPGGKGLGVFYWEPQCYNWAGYGKGAWNTNGRPTIALDAFLSNNSGLPTSTPTPTLPPTPIGTTPKPTNNEFVYGDINGDKRVDSIDYALLKSYLLGFSSEFPYVNGKKAADVNCDGNVDSIDFALLKGYLLGIFNYLPVGV
- the sigI gene encoding RNA polymerase sigma-I factor, with translation MKVNLSKFGMNRLSDKPSNDEFISTLRLIKEGDNLLREEFLAKYTPFILKIASNFTGKYIDVNNSDEYSIVLSAFNEAIDCYDLTKNYNFLLFSEHVIKKRLIDHMRKDKGNKEIPFSYFEDETEFLEKYVSSVHDKSFEDIEQIDEIIEYKETLREFGISLEDLILNVPKHKDSRELCLKIASILANDEELFRQLYKYKNIPRNDLKRRAGVHGRTIGRHRKYIIAVCLILKSNLEISKSYLSIAEKGGKRGE